From one Pararge aegeria chromosome 21, ilParAegt1.1, whole genome shotgun sequence genomic stretch:
- the LOC120633363 gene encoding origin recognition complex subunit 1 encodes MPRRKPIIKTVSWLSEEIPSDQKFTNSFHYYQKFQFKDIVGEVGDYVLVSNADAAEPDTESGCDAAKILALYEDRSNNNDPFRAKVQWYSKPVDLPKGCCNQSEPISFYRREVVEDHRPFDTDLSIETFFKKCSIMLTLTKDTDDILMKEKYTYICRYRLIPTGRRKTYLEPVLEEERKALQLLCTPSKNVTPNTKTPKTPNSLVKRMGRISISEKNWSITKNDGTKLLLKRAILADKTEKNIPKTTTPKSSKSTPLVEIPKTLRSSRTTPTETPKSSKQLNKHNIEEILSMELKENSDDELPTLIIRKHTATTPKRKTPQRKIFDETPKKVLVFEDEKETYNNRESHITRSGRVTRNPVTYHEEELSPVKRTPQRAVRKSSESEDEFKPVPKTPKVPRTPKTPRTLRTPRASISKTPRSVTKRIFTSELTPTLRNRAHSVDNIDEFLAENNSLPGRENQLHEILSFVRTKLLHSTSGCMYISGVPGTGKTATVNSALKVLKEEQELPEFQLVEVNGMRIAEPRQAYVQIYKQLTGKSVVWEQACALLEKRFTNPGPRRTPTVLVVDELDALCNRRQDVLYSIMEWAAHNTALLTVLAVANTMDLPERALAARVASRLGLTRLTFPPYSHTQLQCIVATRLAGANVTPDAVQLIARKVAAVSGDARRALALCGRALEIAAPNCAGFKEVQAALGEAASSATVRAIRNCSPAERLMLRATAAEVERTGSDETTLSRVLATAAAIVALDGRPYRSATSIRAPTPSQAQAICARLAAIKLLLMEPKPSEPRLLLNVSADDVHYATKQITV; translated from the exons ATGCCGAGGAGAAAACCAATTATTAAAACAGTGTCATGGCTTAGTGAAGAAATACCAAGCGACCAGAAATTCACCAATTCCTTTCATTATTACca GAAGTTCCAGTTTAAAGATATAGTTGGTGAAGTTGGCGATTATGTGCTTGTTTCAAACGCGGACGCCGCTGAACCTGACACGGAGAGTGGTTGTGATGCTGCTAAGATACTGGCATTGTACGAAGACAGGTCAAATAACAACGACCCTTTTAGAGCAAAAGTGCAGTGGTACTCGAAGCCCGTTGATTTGCCTAAGGGCTGTTGCAACCAATCTGAACCTATTAGCTTTTATAGAAGAGAG gtaGTAGAAGACCATCGTCCATTTGACACAGATCTTTCtattgaaacattttttaagaaatgttccATTATGTTAACTTTAACAAAAGATACAGATGATATACTCATGAAAGAGAAGTACACCTACATTTGCAGATATAGACTTATACCAACTGGCAGAAGAAAAACTTATTTAGAACCTGTTTTAGAAGAGGAGAGAAAAGCTCTGCAACTATTATGTACTCCTAGTAAAAATGTAACGCCAAACACAAAGACGCCTAAGACTCCTAATAGTTTAGTTAAAAGAATGGGGAGGATATctatttcagaaaaaaattgGAGTATCACTAAAAATGATGGTACAAAACTTCTACTTAAAAGAGCTATATTAGCTGATAagactgaaaaaaatatacctaaaacGACAACTCCTAAGAGTTCTAAATCCACGCCATTAGTCGAAATCCCTAAAACTTTAAGAAGTTCCAGGACTACACCAACAGAGACTCCAAAAAGTTCTAAACaacttaataaacataatattgagGAAATCCTTTCAATGGAACTAAAAGAGAACTCGGATGATGAACTACCTACACTTATTATAcgaaaacatactgctacaacTCCTAAAAGGAAAACTCCTCAACGTAAAATATTTGATGAAACTCCAAAGAAAGTTCTAGTGTTCGAAGATGAAAAAGAAACTTATAATAATCGTGAATCCCATATAACCCGTTCAGGTAGAGTCACAAGGAATCCTGTAACCTATCATGAAGAGGAATTATCTCCTGTTAAAAGAACTCCACAAAGAGCAGTACGAAAGAGTTCAGAAAGTGAAGATGAATTTAAACCAGTACCCAAAACACCTAAGGTCCCAAGAACACCTAAAACTCCTAGGACCCTGAGAACACCTAGAGCATCAATCAGTAAAACTCCTAGAAGTGTTACGAAAAGAATATTCACTAGTGAACTTACACCTACATTGCGTAATAGAGCACATTCAGTTGACAATATTGATG AATTTTTAGCAGAAAACAATTCCCTACCAGGAAGAGAAAACCAATTGCATGAAATATTGTCATTCGTAAGAACTAAATTGCTGCATAGTACAAGCGG gtGCATGTACATATCGGGAGTACCCGGTACTGGTAAAACAGCAACGGTGAACTCAGCGCTGAAGGTATTGAAGGAGGAACAGGAACTGCCGGAGTTCCAGCTGGTTGAAGTGAACGGCATGAGGATCGCAGAGCCTCGGCAGGCTTATGTGCAGATTTACAAACAATTGACAG GCAAGTCGGTGGTATGGGAACAGGCCTGTGCACTTTTGGAGAAACGCTTCACAAACCCGGGGCCTCGGAGAACACCGACAGTTTTAGTTGTTGATGAG TTAGACGCATTATGCAACAGAAGACAAGATGTTCTGTACAGCATCATGGAATGGGCAGCTCACAACACTGCCCTGCTGACAGTCCTAGCCGTAGCCAACACCATGGACTTGCCTGAAAGAGCCCTGGCAGCACGAGTAGCTTCCAGACTGGGGTTAACCAGACTAACCTTCCCTCCGTACTCGCACACACAGCTTCAATGCATCGTTGCAACAAGACTGGCTGGGGCTAATGTCACACCAGATGCAGTTCAACTTATAGCCAG AAAAGTTGCGGCAGTATCGGGTGACGCACGCCGCGCGTTGGCGCTGTGCGGCCGAGCACTAGAAATAGCCGCACCAAATTGTGCTGGATTCAAAGAAGTGCAAGCGGCTCTCGGAGAAGCGGCCTCAAGTGCAACTGTCCGAGCCATACGGAACTGCTCCCCAGCTGAAAGGCTCATGTTGCGGGCCACGGCTGCTGAG GTCGAACGAACCGGTTCAGACGAGACAACCCTCTCCCGCGTCCTAGCGACCGCCGCTGCAATTGTAGCGCTCGACGGTCGACCGTACAGATCAGCTACAAGTATCCGAGCACCCACACCTTCCCAGGCACAGGCTATATGCGCCAGACTTGCCGCTATCAAGCTACTACTGATGGAACCTAAACCGTCCGAACCAAGGCTATTATTAAACGTTAGCGCAGACGATGTTCATTATGCTACTAAACAAATAACTGTGTAA
- the LOC120633349 gene encoding protein AATF: MKFKQKKSSKSILSDKIADALTVRPRADIEDDHIFNTKPNTVSRADYSSESEDEAAISDFRKRTANLLSDISKKYEGEVVSRKELEDSVNSSDLSDGESNYATSGKGLDDSNNGLSDDDLPGKHEMARSSNGSEDDSENDDDGESADYSILKTESKTIPNKLPGKVDGTSSDEDGEENDYSMIKKQIQGESDEDQSDASGEEEEDEEEDEGEGFDISQLNEPVQEEFEHVKRQNVSEEGKKGACVRNQLLIWESLLEMRIHLQRCMNTANMMPMSDKYGELKDCKEFAEESNVTMNNVSTVLDKFLTLQNLLLKNFPDTKKISNKNQMEKKANAKEESDEEIPSDTDNEEIPSDTEPEDDVIQEKSKPGKTKSIKTMQKKRKLEDYESDLITYHKGLKTFRETTIQKWNEKTRLTTAANIKNTPTNTILQQISYILSDRNKLIRRTQLKRSDYDIIGYNKSTEIEKSEEINIGENGMTKDRKDNDEYITEIFDDSDFYHQLLRELIECKSADISDPVQLSRQWIALQQMRSKMKRKVDTRATKGRKIKYVVHNPLVSYMAPEKSLKWNEESTNELYSSLFGKIFENNNVGMNVDLENVNIK; encoded by the exons atgaaatttaaacagAAGAAATCGTCGAAATCGATCTTATCCGATAAAATCGCAGATGCCCTAACAGTGAGACCTAGGGCGGATATCGAAGATGACCATATATTTAACACAAAACCGAATACCGTTTCACGTGCGGATTACTCTTCTGAAAGTGAAGATGAGGCTGCTATTAGCGATTTTAGAAAGCGTACTGCAAATTTGCTAAGTgatattagtaaaaaatatgaaGGGGAAGTTGTATCTCGGAAAGAACTTGAAGACAGTGTTAACAGTTCTGACCTAAGTGACGGTGAAAGCAATTATGCCACCtcag GTAAAGGTTTGGATGACAGCAACAATGGTTTAAGTGATGATGATCTACCAGGCAAGCATGAAATGGCTAGAAGTAGTAATGGTTCTGAAGATGACagtgaaaatgatgatgacggCGAAAGTGCTGATTATAGCATACTGAAAACAGAATCTAAAACAATACCAAATAAGTTACCGGGCAAAGTTGATGGTACAAGCAGTGATGAAGACGGTGAAGAAAATGACTATAGTatgattaaaaaacaaatacagg GTGAATCTGATGAAGATCAGTCTGATGCAAgtggagaagaagaagaagatgaagaagaagatgaagGAGAAGGATTTGATATCAGTCAATTGAATGAGCCAGTGCAAGAAGAGTTTGAGCATGTCAAAAGGCAAAACGTTTCTGAAGAGGGAAAGAAAGGAGCCTGTGTCAGAAATCAGTTGTTAATATGGGAAAGTTTATTAGAGATGAGGATACATTTGCAAAGGTGTATGAACACAGCTAATATGATGCCAATGTCTGATAAATATGGGGAGTTAAAGGATTGCAAAGAGTTTGCAGAAGAGAGTAATGTTACTATGAATAATGTTTCTACTGTTCTAGATAA ATTTTTAACACTGCAAAATCTACTTTTGAAGAATTTTCCCGATACAAAAaagatatcaaataaaaatcaaatggaGAAAAAAGCGAATGCTAAAGAAGAAAGTGATGAAGAAATTCCAAGTGACACAGACAATGAAGAAATACCATCGGACACAGAACCTGAAGATGACgttatacaagaaaaaagtaaaccaggaaaaactaaaagcattaaaacaatgcaaaaaaAGCGTAAACTTGAAGACTATGAAAGTGACTTAATCACATACCATAAAGGTTTGAAAACCTTTAGGGAAACAACAATACAGAAATGGAATGAGAAAACACGCTTAACAACAGcagctaatattaaaaatacacctACAAATACTATACTGCAGCaaatatcatatattttatcAGATAGAAATAAACTAATACGAAGGACGCAATTAAAGCGATCTGATTACGACATTATTGGCTATAATAAGTCAACAGAAATTGAAAAGAGTGAAGAAATAAACATAGGAGAAAATGGTATGACAAAAGATCGAAAAGACAATGATGAATACATAACAGAAATATTTGATGATAGTGATTTTTATCACCAACTGTTAAGGGAACTAATTGAATGCAAATCTGCGGATATATCGGATCCTGTCCAACTCAGTCGGCAATGGATAGCCTTGCAACAAATGAGGAGTAAAATGAAAAGAAAGGTTGATACAAGAGCAACTAAGGgacgaaaaattaaatatgttgtACATAATCCACTCGTAAGTTATATGGCCCCAGAGAAATCTTTGAAATGGAATGAAGAGAGTACTAATGAATTATACAGTTCGCTTTTcggtaaaatatttgaaaacaaCAATGTAGGCATGAATGTTGATCTAGAAAAtgttaacattaaataa
- the LOC120633281 gene encoding uncharacterized protein LOC120633281, which produces MSSKSSYEERQKKLQALFDDVSSPESSQDPYVDDGTFGSDQDYEPSDGESTSSEETTRALQSRQVNRNTSILPSDNSLSSAPSDADDNEDNKTSSQSEGNLENIDNIQFSAEPVNQIQPSFSVLTAEAREYAEYPDVSPRTSGVPNSINPTPRRPATPVINESWSNTVMTIPNFDFHSSACGITVNVDNMDKAIDIFQLVFPNEFIEYLVQYTNKYGNALCCTNRRHTRHSRKICSNLMILTDGISNLL; this is translated from the coding sequence atgtcGTCTAAAAGTTCATACGAAGAGCGTCAAAAAAAGCTTCAAGCTTTGTTCGACGATGTATCTTCGCCTGAATCTAGTCAAGACCCTTATGTTGACGATGGGACATTTGGTTCTGATCAAGATTATGAACCATCTGACGGCGAATCGACGAGTTCTGAAGAGACAACTCGTGCTTTACAAAGCAGGCAGGTAAACAGGAATACTTCGATTTTACCTTCTGATAACTCTTTGTCATCGGCACCCAGTGATGCAGATGATAATGAAGATAACAAAACAAGTTCTCAATCCGAAGGAAATCttgaaaatattgataatatccAGTTTTCTGCTGAGCCTGTAAATCAGATCCAACCATCTTTTTCGGTGTTAACTGCTGAGGCTAGAGAGTATGCAGAATATCCAGATGTATCCCCAAGAACCTCTGGTGTGCCAAATTCAATAAATCCTACCCCTAGAAGACCAGCCACTCCTGTTATAAATGAATCTTGGTCTAATACAGTTATGACCATACCAAATTTTGACTTTCATAGTTCGGCGTGTGGTATTACGGTCAATGTTGATAACATGGACAAAGCTATTGATATTTTCCAACTTGTGTTTCCTAACGAATTTATAGAATATTTAGTCCAATATACTAACAAATATGGGAATGCTCTTTGTTGCACTAATCGACGACATACCAGACACAGCCGAAAAATCTGTTCTAATCTAATGATTCTGACTGATGGCATAAGTAACTTACTGTGA